A stretch of DNA from Nitrospira sp. KM1:
AGCTGACCGGAATATCAGATCTACCACGATCATCTCTTCATAAAGTCGAGCGCCGAGATGGGTATAGGAGAGGTCGCCTTTGGCAATGGCATGAAGGGATGATATCAAATGGTCTTCATGGATATGGGGAACAACAAATTGTACGTGATCAAAGCTTTGGCAACCAGCGAACGCTGTGAATGCTAGAAAAAGCATCACTAAAGACCATCCAGCTTTTTCCCGCCATTTTGTCTGATTTCGATTCTGTTGGATCATGAATAGGTACATAGCGATCCAGAACGATTCTTTTTGACCACTGCGAGGGTACGTCAAAACCCGCAGGAAAATCGATCGAGACAAGCAGGTTCCACCGGAACACGGAATTACAGTCGAGAAAAGGGGACAGACTGAATACAATTACGCCCGAGCCTGTGCAACTCATCGCTGCTTCTCCAATCGCGACGCAATGCGCGAATCGACCGCTGCCCCAGCCGGTATCGAACGGTTGGTCAGGGCTATCAATATCGATGACCAGCGATGCGTGATCCGGGGTAAGGGATTTACTTACGCACCTCGCGCGATTGATTTCGATCCAGACAACGCGGGGTGCCTAATGTATTCAGGCGAGAAGGTGGGGACTAATCGTCTAAGCAAGTTCTCAACGCGTAACCAGATTCTGGTTCAAGCCTGGGAAGGCTACTTGCTTCATTTGGCCTCATGAGACCTATCAGTAGAAACTCGGCCTAGAATGTAGCCTGAAAGTCCTCCAAGCAGCGCAGCCAATTCTTTCCCTTCAAGAATTCCGGTGATGCCGAATAAGATAATCGCGATAACTAGAGAAAAAAGAGTGAGAAATTAAATGCCAGATTGACCAGAGAATATTGCTTGCCGCATCTTCTCGTCTCTGAATGCGAGAACAAAAAAGCCGAATATCAAGACTCCAACCAGAATGGCGAAGGTCAGGCTCATCTTTGACTTGAACTCCTGTCTCTTAAGTTCTCGATTCAGCAAATTATTAATGTTGTTTGGTCTCGCTTCTCCATCGCAATCGTTTCAAGAATTGACATGGAAAGCTTAGGTTGTTCGTTCAGTGCTTTGCAGGAAGGAGCTTCAACCACAAAAGTATCAAGGAAGGCATCTCGACGTTCTGCTACAAGGCGTTCCCTGGTTTCAGGTTCTCGGCCGAGCTCATCTACCTTTATCCAGTCAGTCGAACCGCCAATCTTCTTAATGCGATCTCCCATACGTTTAAGCCAAGTATCCTTAATGGGTTTATTTGTGAAAGCAACTTCTCGAATTTCTAAGTCTCTTATGTTCTCAAAGCGAAACTCTTGTGGCATCTATTTCAAGATCCAATACACCATCGAATCGTTTTTGAACGGCTGTCACGGTATCGACAAGCTTCACGTCTGATGCCGCTTTGGTGGCAGCTTGCCCTTGTTTGTCGCGTGACTGATTGTATAGATAGCAGCCGGAAAGCATGACCATCATTAGGCCTATGGAAAGATGTGACCAAGGAAGCCGATCCAGGACAATGTTCATAGTCCCTCCCTGAGAATGGCCTTCGTGGATATCTTCAAACATCTATCGGGACTTCCACGGCTCCCAGGCGTCCGGATGCTCTGACAAATCGAGTTCAAGTTTGGTTCCGTCATCGCATACCGCTCCCACCGTGAATGCACCCCAGGACGTCAAGTTGAGCAGCGCTTTCCCCTCAATAACAGGGACTAAAGGGTCGTATTTCCCAAATGACTGATGAATATAGAACTGAACTGTGCCGGTAAGAGGACGGAGGGGATCCATAGAAATCACTCGTAAAGATATGGACGCCGTGTCGCCTAAATCCGTTAAGCGGGTAACTTCCGCGTCTAGCCTACGGCCGTTTGCTTCGGCTTTCCCGTCAAACTTACCTTTCCATGGATCGTCAGTCTTAAACGCTGCATCGACTAGCGCTTTGTCGAGGTGCGGTACGGACGCTGGGACTGGTTTTCCCAGATCATCTTCTTTTATGCCGTATTGGATTGCGTCTTTTGTTGCCAGTACGACTTTTTTCGTCTGTTCTGCGGATGCTCGGGTTTCGAGAACGACCTGTTTGGTTTCCTCAACAGATTCCCTTGATTGCTCGGCTTCCGCTTTAGCTTCCTGGGCAGTAGTTCTTGCATCCTTCGCAATTTGAAGAACTTTTTCACTCAAGGTTGTAATGAGGCGCTGGGCTGAGATTGCCCCAAGCAAACAATACCCAGCAAAAACAAGGTATTTGTCGATTCTTGCTGCTGAGCCATCCGTAAGCGCCTGCAGGACATTGCTTGACACTGTAGTGAGAAGGACTGGGATTAGAAAGGAAGCAGATACACCGATGACACAATTCCATTTGAAGGCCTCCCAGCTCCGTTCATCTTTATTCAGCGCGGTGCTTGCAGCAGCACCAAGGAGTCCGGCGGTCACCATGATTGGCACGATTTGAAGAATTCCTTCAATCATGTATCTCCTATTCTATTCAGCCCCGTGAATCAAATTTTGGTCGCTCCGCCCATACAGCAAACATTGGGCCGCAGCGCATGACTTCTATTTGTCAGCAATCCGCGGGTTCTACTTACGTAGTGACTTGTGAGATGCGAAATACTGAATCCATTTTTTCGACACAGAATCCTATTAGATTCTTTTTGCGAATCGATTAGGAACGGAGGTAACAGGTGGACTGGTTTATAGGCCCGCACTCTTCGAAAGCCTAGTAGTCAGAAGTTTCTCCCAAACAGCACGCCCAATCACTGGATCCCGCCTCGACCGGCTTCTACAGTCTGCTCATCAAAGTCATATCTGCGGACGAGTTCTCGAATTGCGGCGACAGCTGGCATTGAAGTTGATAGGTGTGCCGCGATGTTTAGGGCATTCAGTGGACTGCCAAGGAGGACATATGCCAGTTGTGAATTTTGCAAGGGTGAGGAATGCCAAGGAGTTTCGGACGCTGGATGTACGGCCGGATGACACGGATGCGCGCGATTATATTTTTGAGCCAAGTCTCACATTGTTGCCCAGAGACAAGCAACCGCTGCGAAGTATTCCAGTTCTTGATCAGGGCGAAGAAGGCGCGTGTGTGGGATTTGCGTTGGCCACCGTGATCAACGTCAGCATATGGCAACGAGGTCCTAAGAGAAAATCCACGGGGAAGTTCAATCAGGTCAGTGCGCGTATGTTATACGAGCTCGCAAAGCGGTACGACGAGTGGAAAGGGGAGAACTATGATGGAACCAGTCCCCGTGGAGCGATGAAGGGATGGCATCACCATGGGGTGGCTTCTGAGAGTGTATGGAACTCAAAGGGAAAGCGAAGCAAAACTGGACTATGGACTACCGATCGAGCATTTACGCCAAAGCGTGTGGAGGAGGCCAAGAGCCGGCCGATTGGAGCCTACTATCGCGTCGTCGACAGTGATGTGGGTCATCTTCAGGCCGCTATTGTCGAAGGGGATGCGGTCCTAGCGTCCGCATGGGTGCATGACGGGTGGGATGCAAAAAGCCTTGAGAAGGCAAAAGCAAAGTCATTCCCCGCTATTTCATTCAAACAACGGGTGACCGGTCTCCACGCCTTCGCTATCGTGGGATACACACCTGATGGATTCATCATTCAGAATTCTTGGGGCTCTAGCTGGGGCCAGAAAGGACTGGCTCTCCTTCATTATGACGATTGGATGGAGCATCGACAGGATGCGTGGGTGGCCAGGCCGGGCCCTGAGACACGGGATCGTGAAGGGCGGGCTGAGATTTTTGTCGTCGGGTTCAGCGGTGTCACCGAGTATGGGGCCAAAAGCGCTCGCGTCAGAAGTTCCGGCAGTGGTCTCGATCTCAAGAATCCTGACGTCCTATCCTACATGATCAATACCGATGATAAAGGAGCCCTTTCGAAAAGCGGTTCTTTGACGACCAGTGTGAACGAATTGCCCGGCATGGCGCAGAAGGTTTTATCGTCGCCTGTACTAGACGACGGATACCATCATGTTGTGTTGTATGCACACGGCGGGTTGAATTCTGAAACCTATGCTGTCACTGTCGCCGACCGGTTATGGGGCGAGGCCCGCAATAACCGCGTATGTGCCTATTTTTTTGTGTGGGAGAGTAGTTGGGATGAATCGTTGTTGGGTTATTTCAAAAGCGAGGATGACCAAAAAGGTCCTGCAGGGTTCGCTCTAAGAAATGCTTGGAATAAGTTCAAGGATAAACTTGGCGACGCCGTTGAAGAAGGTCAAAAGTTGATAGGCAAGAACCTGGCTCCAATGGTTCGTAATGTATTTTGGAATGAGATGAAAGGGCGATGTCAGGGGGCATCTCAGGCACAAGGCGGGGGAGCCCTGTTCCTCGAGCAACTATTCATCGCCATGCGCACGACACCAAACGACAAATACAAGCTTCACTTGGTTGGCCACAGTGCCGGCTCGATTTTTCACGGGTTCCTCTACCAAAACCTGCTGAAGCCAATGCTGAAAACACAACCAATTCCAAATCAGGTCGTTTTAGCGTCGATCCATTTACTTGCTCCTGCCATCTCAGTAGATCGAGCCTCGCAAGCTTTTAACTCGGGCGGGACAGCCGTTCCCAAATCACGATTTTTTGTCCATACGCTGGAATCCCAAGCGGAGGAATCAGACAGTATTACGATCTATCCCAGTTCATTACTGACCTATGTGGCAGATTATTTGGAAAGTGGGAACAACCGCATCCCTGTGCTGGGTATTAGGAAAGACTTTCTAGCGGCTCCCGTCACGTTCGCGACAAATGTACCTGCCATACAATCGCATCGCCACGGCGAATTCGACGATCCAGGCCATGAGATAGAACAGGTT
This window harbors:
- a CDS encoding YEATS-associated helix-containing protein; the protein is MIEGILQIVPIMVTAGLLGAAASTALNKDERSWEAFKWNCVIGVSASFLIPVLLTTVSSNVLQALTDGSAARIDKYLVFAGYCLLGAISAQRLITTLSEKVLQIAKDARTTAQEAKAEAEQSRESVEETKQVVLETRASAEQTKKVVLATKDAIQYGIKEDDLGKPVPASVPHLDKALVDAAFKTDDPWKGKFDGKAEANGRRLDAEVTRLTDLGDTASISLRVISMDPLRPLTGTVQFYIHQSFGKYDPLVPVIEGKALLNLTSWGAFTVGAVCDDGTKLELDLSEHPDAWEPWKSR
- a CDS encoding C1 family peptidase, with the protein product MPVVNFARVRNAKEFRTLDVRPDDTDARDYIFEPSLTLLPRDKQPLRSIPVLDQGEEGACVGFALATVINVSIWQRGPKRKSTGKFNQVSARMLYELAKRYDEWKGENYDGTSPRGAMKGWHHHGVASESVWNSKGKRSKTGLWTTDRAFTPKRVEEAKSRPIGAYYRVVDSDVGHLQAAIVEGDAVLASAWVHDGWDAKSLEKAKAKSFPAISFKQRVTGLHAFAIVGYTPDGFIIQNSWGSSWGQKGLALLHYDDWMEHRQDAWVARPGPETRDREGRAEIFVVGFSGVTEYGAKSARVRSSGSGLDLKNPDVLSYMINTDDKGALSKSGSLTTSVNELPGMAQKVLSSPVLDDGYHHVVLYAHGGLNSETYAVTVADRLWGEARNNRVCAYFFVWESSWDESLLGYFKSEDDQKGPAGFALRNAWNKFKDKLGDAVEEGQKLIGKNLAPMVRNVFWNEMKGRCQGASQAQGGGALFLEQLFIAMRTTPNDKYKLHLVGHSAGSIFHGFLYQNLLKPMLKTQPIPNQVVLASIHLLAPAISVDRASQAFNSGGTAVPKSRFFVHTLESQAEESDSITIYPSSLLTYVADYLESGNNRIPVLGIRKDFLAAPVTFATNVPAIQSHRHGEFDDPGHEIEQVMEDIGMPLY